The following proteins are co-located in the Flammeovirga kamogawensis genome:
- the atpG gene encoding ATP synthase F1 subunit gamma, which produces MASLKEVKERITSVNSTQQITKAMKMVSAAKMRRAQDRVIGMRPYANKLEAILDNVTAALGNDFSSPFVEAHDEVKSVLVIAVTSDRGLAGAFNSNITKEATRLIKEEYSSLDKAGRVEVLAIGSKGQDYFKRRDFELNSDFVDFFHNVTFEEARKSAEYAMDGYISGKFDKVIMVYNEFKNVATQIVRSKQFLPFSLDVVTESDGSNQEADYIFEPDKEEILSELIPKTLKINFYTHLLDSNAAEHGARMTAMDKATENAGELLNALKLDYNRSRQAAITNEILEIVGGAEALAGK; this is translated from the coding sequence ATGGCTAGTCTTAAAGAAGTAAAAGAGAGGATCACCTCTGTTAACTCAACGCAGCAGATTACGAAAGCAATGAAAATGGTTTCGGCTGCAAAAATGCGTAGAGCTCAAGACCGTGTAATAGGTATGCGACCTTATGCTAATAAGCTTGAGGCTATACTTGATAACGTTACAGCGGCTCTTGGTAACGACTTTTCTAGCCCATTCGTTGAGGCACATGATGAAGTGAAAAGCGTTCTTGTAATTGCGGTTACTTCCGATCGTGGTTTAGCTGGAGCTTTTAACTCAAACATTACAAAAGAAGCTACTCGTTTAATCAAAGAAGAATATTCTTCTCTAGATAAGGCAGGTAGAGTAGAAGTATTAGCAATTGGATCTAAAGGTCAAGATTACTTCAAAAGAAGAGATTTTGAATTGAATAGTGACTTTGTTGACTTCTTCCATAATGTAACATTTGAAGAAGCTAGAAAATCAGCTGAATATGCTATGGATGGCTACATTTCAGGAAAGTTTGATAAGGTAATAATGGTATATAACGAATTTAAAAATGTGGCAACACAAATTGTTCGTTCTAAGCAATTTTTACCTTTCTCTTTAGACGTTGTAACGGAATCAGATGGTAGCAACCAAGAGGCTGACTACATTTTTGAACCAGATAAAGAAGAAATTCTATCTGAATTGATCCCTAAAACTTTAAAGATCAACTTCTATACACACTTGCTTGATTCGAATGCGGCTGAACATGGTGCTCGTATGACAGCAATGGATAAAGCGACAGAAAACGCAGGTGAATTACTAAATGCATTGAAACTAGATTATAACAGATCTCGTCAAGCTGCAATTACTAATGAAATCCTTGAAATTGTTGGTGGTGCGGAAGCATTAGCAGGAAAATAA
- the atpA gene encoding F0F1 ATP synthase subunit alpha codes for MAQVRPDEVSAILKEQLTGFKASSDLEEVGTVLEVGDGVARIYGLLNAEAGELIEFESGVVGMVLNLEEDNVGAVIMGKYTDIKEGDTVKRTRRIASINVGEGMFGRVIDALGNPIDGKGPIQGETYEMPIERKAPGVLYRQPVDEPMQTGIKSIDSMTPIGRGQRELIIGDRQTGKTAVCLDAIINQKEFFDKGEPVYCIYVAIGQKASTVSSLVQALEKAGAMEYTVVVAANASDPAPMQYFAPFAGAAIGEFIRDTGRPALAVYDDLSKQAVAYREVSLLLRRPPGREAYPGDVFYLHSRLLERAARVNTSDEIAKNMNDLPESIKHLVKGGGSLTALPIIETQSGDVSAYIPTNVISITDGQVFLETNLFNAGIRPAMNVGISVSRVGGNAQIKPMKKVSGSLKLDLAQFRELEAFAKFGSDLDAATKLTIDRGRKNTEILKQFQFNPYTVEKQVAIIWAGTNGILDPVAETKVKAFEFEYLDVLETKYSETMQAIASGKWGDEQIAVLRKVGEEIAQNHKG; via the coding sequence ATGGCTCAAGTTAGACCAGATGAAGTGTCTGCGATCCTGAAAGAACAGCTTACAGGTTTTAAAGCTTCTTCTGATTTAGAAGAAGTGGGAACTGTTTTAGAAGTAGGTGATGGTGTTGCTCGTATTTATGGCTTGCTTAATGCTGAAGCTGGCGAGTTAATCGAGTTCGAGTCAGGTGTCGTAGGTATGGTATTGAACCTCGAAGAAGATAATGTAGGTGCCGTAATTATGGGTAAATACACAGATATCAAAGAGGGTGATACAGTAAAACGTACAAGACGTATTGCATCTATTAATGTAGGTGAAGGTATGTTTGGACGTGTTATCGATGCTTTAGGTAATCCTATTGATGGCAAAGGTCCTATCCAAGGTGAGACTTATGAAATGCCTATCGAGCGTAAAGCTCCAGGTGTATTGTACCGTCAGCCAGTAGATGAACCAATGCAAACAGGTATCAAGTCTATTGACTCTATGACACCTATTGGACGTGGCCAACGTGAATTAATCATTGGGGACCGTCAAACAGGTAAAACAGCAGTTTGTCTTGATGCAATCATCAACCAAAAAGAGTTCTTCGATAAAGGAGAACCTGTATACTGTATTTATGTAGCTATTGGTCAAAAAGCATCAACAGTTTCATCTCTTGTTCAAGCTTTAGAAAAAGCTGGAGCAATGGAATATACAGTAGTTGTTGCGGCTAACGCATCAGACCCAGCTCCAATGCAATACTTTGCTCCTTTTGCAGGTGCTGCTATTGGTGAGTTCATTCGTGATACTGGACGTCCTGCTTTAGCTGTTTATGATGACCTTTCTAAGCAAGCAGTTGCTTATCGTGAGGTGTCATTACTTCTTCGTCGTCCTCCAGGACGTGAAGCATATCCTGGTGATGTATTCTATCTTCACTCTCGTTTATTAGAGCGTGCTGCAAGAGTAAACACATCAGACGAAATTGCAAAAAATATGAACGACCTTCCTGAGTCGATCAAGCATTTGGTAAAAGGTGGTGGATCTTTAACTGCCCTTCCAATTATTGAAACTCAGTCTGGTGATGTATCAGCATATATTCCTACAAACGTGATCTCTATTACAGATGGTCAGGTATTCTTAGAAACTAACTTATTCAATGCAGGTATTCGTCCAGCAATGAACGTTGGTATCTCAGTTTCACGTGTAGGTGGTAACGCTCAAATTAAACCAATGAAGAAAGTATCTGGTTCTTTAAAACTAGATCTAGCTCAATTCCGTGAATTAGAGGCTTTCGCTAAATTTGGTTCTGATTTAGATGCAGCAACTAAATTGACAATCGACCGTGGTCGTAAGAACACTGAAATTCTAAAACAATTCCAGTTTAACCCTTACACTGTTGAGAAGCAAGTTGCTATCATTTGGGCAGGTACAAATGGTATTTTAGATCCAGTTGCTGAAACAAAAGTAAAAGCTTTTGAATTTGAATATTTAGACGTTTTAGAAACTAAGTATTCAGAAACAATGCAAGCAATTGCTTCAGGCAAATGGGGTGATGAACAAATTGCTGTTCTACGTAAAGTAGGAGAGGAAATTGCTCAAAACCACAAGGGATAA
- the atpH gene encoding ATP synthase F1 subunit delta, translating to MSAESRVASRYAKAFVSVALQGQDQDKLYEDANLVLDTINGSRDLANALNSPIIKADKKAAILKEIFSAKVSELTQKLFNLVVDKNRTSALKQIMQSILAEFDLVKNIQRATVVTSSPLAADSKALLLDKVTKSTGKKVELEEKVDSSLIGGYILTVGDMQLDCSVKTQLQQLKVAFSN from the coding sequence ATGAGTGCAGAATCTAGAGTAGCATCTCGATATGCAAAAGCATTTGTATCGGTAGCATTACAGGGACAAGATCAAGACAAATTGTATGAAGATGCAAATTTAGTTTTGGATACTATCAACGGTAGTAGAGATTTAGCAAATGCGCTAAATAGCCCTATTATTAAAGCCGATAAAAAAGCAGCTATCCTTAAAGAGATTTTTTCAGCAAAGGTAAGTGAACTGACACAGAAGTTATTCAACTTAGTTGTTGACAAGAATAGAACTTCAGCGTTAAAACAGATTATGCAATCTATTTTAGCTGAATTTGATCTTGTAAAAAATATCCAAAGAGCTACTGTAGTAACTTCTTCACCTTTAGCAGCTGATTCAAAAGCATTGTTACTTGATAAAGTAACAAAATCTACAGGTAAAAAAGTTGAGCTAGAAGAAAAAGTTGATTCTAGTCTCATTGGTGGTTACATCCTTACTGTTGGCGATATGCAATTGGATTGCTCTGTTAAAACACAGTTGCAACAATTGAAAGTAGCTTTTAGTAATTAG
- the atpF gene encoding F0F1 ATP synthase subunit B, with amino-acid sequence MDIITPGIGLIFWNTLFFLVVFLIIGKKIVPIISKALKDREDSIDSALKSAEQAKADIEQLKADNEKMKDAARAEREEIINAAKVRADEMVNEASDAAKAEASRIMTEAKASIEAEKRDALANIKGVVAELSLEIAEKVVRKQLSNDTAQQELVKELVESAKI; translated from the coding sequence ATGGATATAATAACTCCAGGTATAGGCCTTATATTTTGGAACACTTTATTCTTTTTAGTAGTGTTCTTAATTATTGGAAAGAAAATCGTTCCGATAATTTCTAAGGCACTTAAGGATAGAGAAGATTCTATTGATAGCGCGCTTAAGAGTGCGGAACAAGCTAAAGCTGATATTGAACAACTTAAGGCTGATAACGAGAAGATGAAAGATGCTGCTCGTGCTGAAAGAGAAGAAATTATCAATGCGGCTAAAGTTAGAGCTGATGAAATGGTAAATGAAGCAAGTGATGCTGCTAAAGCAGAAGCTTCAAGAATCATGACTGAAGCTAAAGCTTCTATCGAGGCAGAAAAAAGAGACGCGTTAGCAAACATCAAAGGTGTTGTAGCAGAACTTTCACTAGAAATAGCTGAAAAAGTAGTTCGTAAGCAACTATCTAATGATACCGCACAACAAGAACTTGTAAAAGAGTTAGTTGAAAGCGCTAAGATCTAA
- the atpE gene encoding ATP synthase F0 subunit C, with the protein MSLLSILLEVSGNVGQLGAAIGAGLAVFGAGLGIGKIGGSAVEAIARQPEIAGNLQTTMIIAAALIEGVALFAVVVCLLIGLG; encoded by the coding sequence ATGTCATTACTTTCAATTTTACTAGAAGTAAGTGGTAACGTAGGTCAATTAGGTGCTGCGATTGGTGCAGGTCTTGCAGTATTTGGTGCAGGTCTTGGTATTGGTAAGATTGGTGGTAGCGCAGTAGAAGCTATCGCTCGTCAACCAGAAATCGCTGGTAACTTACAAACTACAATGATTATCGCAGCAGCCTTGATTGAAGGTGTTGCACTTTTCGCAGTAGTAGTATGTCTATTGATCGGTTTAGGTTAA
- the atpB gene encoding F0F1 ATP synthase subunit A: protein MKSIFYSFYRRLALLAVLFSALSTQTLLASDGHGESKEIHIKEYNPVETILHHVKDEHNWTFATVADDHGHEHHYGITLPVILYVPGQGVDVFASSEFYHHKPVKGKYATYEMHHEHISRVDEGKVYDFSLTKNAASTGMSAIILILLFSAISKGYKKNAGKAPSGVQSFFEPLIVYMRDEVIKPNLGSKTEKFMPYLLTLFFFILINNLMGLLPGGANSSGNISFTMIMAVITLLVTNLSANKNYWSHIFATPGVPVWLLPIMIPVELIGIFTKPIALMLRLFANITGGHIVLLSFMSLVFILEAAWVGGVASFIIIPLYFMEIFVAVLQAYIFTMLSALFISSAVAEHH from the coding sequence ATGAAAAGTATTTTTTATTCTTTTTACAGACGCTTAGCATTGCTAGCAGTGCTTTTTTCAGCACTTTCAACACAAACATTACTTGCGAGTGATGGTCATGGTGAATCTAAAGAGATTCATATCAAAGAGTATAATCCAGTAGAGACGATTTTACATCACGTTAAAGACGAACATAATTGGACGTTTGCAACAGTAGCTGATGATCATGGTCACGAACATCATTATGGTATTACGTTACCCGTAATATTATATGTACCTGGGCAAGGTGTTGATGTATTTGCGTCAAGCGAATTTTATCATCACAAACCTGTAAAAGGTAAGTATGCTACTTATGAAATGCATCACGAGCATATTTCTAGAGTTGATGAGGGAAAAGTTTATGATTTCTCATTAACAAAGAATGCAGCTTCGACAGGAATGTCAGCAATTATTCTAATTTTATTGTTTAGTGCAATATCAAAAGGATATAAGAAAAATGCTGGTAAAGCACCAAGTGGAGTTCAATCATTTTTCGAACCTCTTATTGTTTATATGAGAGACGAGGTGATTAAACCTAACTTAGGAAGTAAAACAGAGAAGTTTATGCCTTATTTACTGACACTGTTCTTCTTTATCCTTATTAATAACCTTATGGGGTTATTACCAGGTGGAGCAAACTCTTCAGGAAATATATCATTTACAATGATTATGGCAGTAATCACATTATTAGTTACTAATCTAAGTGCTAATAAGAACTATTGGAGCCATATTTTTGCAACTCCAGGCGTTCCAGTATGGTTATTACCGATTATGATTCCAGTCGAACTTATTGGTATTTTTACTAAACCTATTGCCTTAATGCTTCGTTTGTTCGCGAACATTACTGGTGGACATATTGTATTATTATCATTTATGTCATTGGTGTTTATTTTGGAAGCAGCATGGGTTGGAGGTGTAGCCTCTTTCATCATCATTCCATTATATTTTATGGAAATATTTGTAGCTGTATTACAAGCATATATTTTCACAATGCTTTCTGCATTATTTATTAGTTCAGCAGTTGCTGAACATCACTAG
- a CDS encoding AtpZ/AtpI family protein, with amino-acid sequence MKQQKHNKSEFSEKASKAAKKYSTFLKYSSVSTEMIVTLLVCAYIGKYLDEYLKTNGPYFTIGFLLFGVFASLFILINGLRKISRKKEQNIKKKGKDDGFYEK; translated from the coding sequence ATGAAACAACAGAAGCACAATAAATCTGAATTTTCAGAAAAAGCGTCAAAAGCCGCAAAAAAGTATTCAACTTTTTTGAAATATTCTTCTGTGAGTACTGAAATGATAGTCACATTATTGGTTTGTGCCTACATTGGAAAGTACCTTGATGAGTACTTGAAAACCAATGGTCCTTATTTTACTATTGGTTTTCTTTTGTTTGGAGTTTTTGCTTCATTATTCATCCTTATCAATGGGTTGCGGAAAATTTCGCGAAAAAAAGAGCAGAATATTAAAAAAAAAGGTAAAGATGACGGTTTTTATGAAAAATGA
- a CDS encoding bactofilin family protein, giving the protein MGLFGNNEDKIAPTQQPSNVTNNTIGQGTTLKGDVETHGILRMDGKLIGNLHCHSKLFLGSEGQVEGDIFAQNAEIEGEIHGKIEVAENLVLRASAVIHGDIITKKLTIDPGAIFNGQCHMGESRPLLATSENSSEAEKVEDNETTEAQ; this is encoded by the coding sequence ATGGGTTTATTTGGAAATAACGAAGATAAAATTGCTCCAACACAGCAACCAAGTAATGTAACCAATAATACTATTGGACAAGGAACTACATTAAAAGGTGACGTTGAGACGCATGGTATTTTAAGAATGGATGGTAAGTTAATTGGTAACTTACACTGTCATTCTAAATTGTTTTTAGGAAGTGAAGGACAAGTAGAGGGTGATATCTTTGCTCAAAATGCTGAGATTGAGGGTGAGATTCATGGAAAAATAGAAGTTGCAGAAAATTTAGTTTTAAGAGCATCTGCTGTTATTCATGGTGATATTATTACTAAAAAGCTTACAATTGATCCAGGAGCAATCTTTAATGGTCAATGTCATATGGGCGAATCTAGACCTTTGTTAGCAACTTCAGAGAATTCTTCAGAAGCTGAAAAGGTAGAAGATAATGAAACAACAGAAGCACAATAA
- a CDS encoding M23 family metallopeptidase gives MKKQGKTLSEWLTTRFVLVVRDEETFAERAAYRLSYVKILLLFGIVFTVLGGLSFILATTVLAKVYDPRVAYREADRRLIEMEKTVDSLQVASDEKDVYMASIKAIIDGEVEDAEDIKANIVKQGEVENIEVDLKKIDPVDSLFRSEFEDLELKSAPSQLTTASYDDVFFFPPVSNGVLSKKFDIRKGHYGVDVLAKRNEGITAISEGTVILASWTQDSGYVIGIQHRGQVISFYKHNSVLLKKVGETVRTGDIIAIIGNSGEMTDGQHLHFELWVNGNPVDPLDFISFE, from the coding sequence ATGAAGAAACAAGGGAAAACATTATCAGAGTGGCTAACCACCAGATTTGTTCTCGTAGTAAGAGATGAAGAAACATTTGCGGAACGAGCAGCATATAGATTGAGTTATGTAAAAATCTTATTGTTGTTTGGGATTGTATTTACTGTTTTAGGCGGTTTAAGTTTTATTCTTGCTACAACAGTATTAGCAAAAGTCTATGATCCAAGAGTAGCTTACCGAGAGGCAGATAGAAGACTGATTGAAATGGAAAAAACAGTTGACTCTCTTCAAGTAGCATCAGATGAAAAAGATGTATATATGGCGTCAATTAAAGCTATTATTGATGGTGAAGTAGAAGATGCTGAAGACATTAAAGCCAATATAGTAAAACAAGGAGAAGTAGAAAATATTGAAGTAGACCTTAAAAAAATTGATCCTGTAGATTCACTTTTTAGAAGTGAATTTGAAGATTTAGAACTTAAATCTGCACCTTCGCAATTAACTACAGCAAGTTATGATGATGTATTCTTTTTTCCCCCTGTATCAAATGGAGTTCTCTCCAAAAAATTTGATATTAGAAAAGGACATTATGGTGTAGATGTTTTAGCAAAAAGAAATGAAGGAATAACAGCTATTTCTGAAGGAACTGTAATATTAGCATCTTGGACTCAAGATTCTGGTTATGTAATTGGTATTCAACACAGAGGACAGGTTATATCGTTTTATAAACATAATTCTGTTCTACTTAAAAAAGTAGGTGAGACTGTAAGAACTGGTGATATTATAGCAATTATTGGGAATAGTGGAGAGATGACGGATGGGCAACATCTGCATTTTGAACTTTGGGTAAATGGTAATCCTGTAGACCCATTGGATTTTATTTCTTTTGAATAA